The Cystobacter fuscus DSM 2262 genome contains a region encoding:
- a CDS encoding aminotransferase class I/II-fold pyridoxal phosphate-dependent enzyme, with protein MVVRPARHIENVRYAIRNVVAEAHRLETQGQHILYLNIGDPLKFDFQTPPHLIEAVHRAMLDGHNGYAPSAGILTAREAISRECANRGIPNITPDDVVVTTGASEALELALTALLDPGDRVLLPSPGYPLYNALMAKLNARGVPYSLDEENGWSLDLEEIDRLCTPDTRALLLCNPNNPTGAVLDREVLEGLLEIARRRGLVILSDEIYDKLIYDKPHVATASLATDVPILTFNGLSKGYLACGWRVGWMVFCNAHLMPELRAAVQRLADARLCGPAPQQYAIAPALDGPQDHIPEMMARLRRRRDLMVRRINAIPGLSVVEPAAAFYAMPRLQLPGVTSDEAFVMSLLRETGVLFVHGSGFGQKPGTTHFRVVFLPAEDILTAAFDRLEAFVHAHHAR; from the coding sequence ATGGTGGTCCGCCCCGCCCGACATATCGAGAACGTCCGCTACGCCATCCGCAACGTCGTGGCCGAGGCGCACCGCCTGGAGACCCAGGGCCAGCACATCCTCTACCTCAACATCGGGGATCCGCTGAAGTTCGACTTCCAGACGCCGCCGCACCTCATCGAGGCGGTGCACCGGGCCATGCTCGACGGCCACAACGGCTACGCGCCCTCGGCGGGCATCCTCACCGCGCGCGAGGCCATCTCCCGCGAGTGCGCCAACCGGGGCATCCCCAACATCACCCCCGATGACGTCGTGGTCACCACCGGCGCCAGCGAGGCCCTGGAGCTGGCCCTCACCGCCCTGCTCGATCCCGGCGATCGCGTCCTCCTGCCCAGCCCCGGCTACCCCCTCTACAACGCCCTCATGGCCAAGCTGAACGCCCGGGGCGTGCCCTACTCGCTCGACGAGGAGAATGGGTGGTCGCTGGACCTGGAGGAGATCGATCGGCTGTGCACGCCCGACACGCGCGCCCTCCTCCTCTGCAATCCCAACAACCCCACCGGCGCGGTGCTCGACCGCGAGGTGCTCGAGGGGCTGCTGGAGATCGCCCGGCGGCGCGGGCTCGTCATCCTGTCGGATGAAATCTACGACAAGCTCATCTACGACAAGCCCCACGTGGCCACGGCGTCGCTCGCCACGGACGTGCCCATCCTGACCTTCAATGGGCTCTCCAAGGGCTACCTCGCCTGTGGTTGGCGCGTGGGATGGATGGTCTTCTGCAACGCCCACCTGATGCCGGAGCTGCGCGCCGCGGTGCAACGGCTCGCCGACGCGCGGCTGTGCGGACCCGCGCCACAGCAGTACGCCATCGCCCCCGCGCTCGACGGGCCGCAGGACCACATCCCCGAGATGATGGCGCGGCTGCGCCGGCGCCGCGACCTGATGGTCCGCCGCATCAACGCCATCCCCGGGCTGTCCGTGGTGGAGCCCGCCGCCGCCTTCTACGCCATGCCCCGGCTGCAACTGCCCGGGGTGACGTCGGACGAGGCCTTCGTCATGTCCCTCTTGCGCGAGACGGGCGTGCTGTTCGTCCACGGCAGCGGCTTCGGGCAGAAGCCCGGCACCACCCACTTCCGCGTGGTGTTCCTGCCCGCCGAGGACATCCTCACCGCCGCCTTCGACCGGCTCGAGGCCTTCGTCCACGCGCACCACGCGCGCTGA
- a CDS encoding acyl-CoA dehydrogenase family protein, which yields MSNKKTWGGEEFWGLGFEFDPQWILTDEQKQLQATLIELCRTTLRANAVESDAQLVYPRKNLQELAKLGLLGLLVPKELGGMGQNHVCAAMVVETLARYGCASTAMCYTMHLGAVAAGLLRHHDSPVLQDIFKRIDKDCLIGTLSYSDPETGSHFWYPVSSGAEETPNGWRVRKKASWTTSGGFADWYIVQTTSPNFGGNYANLSCFLILADEVKSDPANWNGLGLRGNQSGPIEIDNVEIPRNRLVGPVGDGATSNDECVDPFFLLCSSACWNGIAMGMIDIAKNHTTRKTHVDVGMRVADYPTIQDYVGECIMDTNAARALDYQMGQAMDAATNNCDWSLHKDPAAVPRAQYLHWMWQVKFIAAKNVAHVSDKMLHACGGTGYKPALGIERYLRDAKAGWVMGPTNEVLRQFVGKMALLGTQSLDYWNQSLNERVLNNELKKLDADGKRQLAEKLLAEANGKRVSVA from the coding sequence ATGAGCAACAAGAAGACGTGGGGGGGTGAGGAGTTCTGGGGTCTGGGATTCGAGTTCGATCCTCAATGGATCCTGACCGATGAGCAGAAGCAACTCCAGGCCACGCTGATCGAGCTCTGCCGGACCACGTTGCGTGCGAATGCGGTGGAGAGCGATGCGCAGCTCGTCTATCCGCGCAAGAACCTCCAGGAGTTGGCGAAGCTCGGCCTGCTCGGCCTGCTGGTGCCGAAAGAATTGGGAGGCATGGGGCAGAACCACGTCTGTGCCGCCATGGTCGTCGAGACCCTCGCGCGCTACGGCTGTGCGAGCACCGCCATGTGTTACACCATGCACCTGGGGGCGGTCGCCGCCGGTCTCCTCCGCCATCACGACAGCCCGGTCCTGCAGGACATCTTCAAGCGCATCGACAAGGACTGTCTCATCGGTACGCTGTCCTATTCCGACCCCGAAACCGGCTCGCACTTCTGGTATCCGGTCTCGTCGGGTGCCGAGGAGACGCCCAATGGCTGGCGCGTGCGCAAGAAGGCTTCCTGGACGACCTCGGGGGGCTTCGCGGACTGGTACATCGTGCAGACCACCAGCCCCAACTTCGGCGGCAACTACGCCAACCTCTCCTGCTTCCTCATCCTGGCCGACGAGGTGAAGTCCGATCCCGCCAACTGGAACGGCCTGGGTCTGCGTGGCAATCAGTCCGGCCCCATCGAGATCGACAACGTGGAGATTCCCAGGAACCGGCTGGTGGGCCCGGTGGGGGACGGCGCGACGTCCAATGACGAGTGTGTCGATCCCTTCTTCCTGCTGTGTTCGTCCGCCTGCTGGAATGGCATCGCGATGGGAATGATCGACATCGCGAAGAACCACACGACCCGAAAGACCCACGTCGACGTGGGCATGCGCGTCGCCGACTACCCGACCATCCAGGACTACGTCGGCGAGTGCATCATGGACACCAATGCCGCGCGCGCCTTGGACTATCAGATGGGCCAGGCGATGGACGCGGCCACGAACAACTGTGACTGGTCCCTGCACAAGGATCCGGCCGCCGTGCCCCGTGCCCAGTATCTACATTGGATGTGGCAGGTGAAGTTCATCGCCGCGAAGAACGTCGCGCACGTGTCGGACAAGATGCTGCATGCCTGTGGTGGCACGGGCTACAAGCCGGCGCTCGGCATCGAGCGCTATCTGCGCGACGCCAAGGCGGGCTGGGTCATGGGCCCGACGAACGAGGTGCTGCGTCAATTCGTTGGCAAGATGGCCCTGCTCGGCACGCAGTCGCTCGACTACTGGAACCAGTCGCTCAACGAGCGCGTGCTGAACAACGAGCTGAAGAAGCTCGACGCCGACGGCAAGCGTCAGCTCGCCGAGAAGCTGCTCGCCGAGGCCAACGGAAAGAGGGTCTCGGTCGCTTGA
- a CDS encoding serine hydrolase domain-containing protein, whose amino-acid sequence MFRKAVLRCLLLLLSACGGGRTLTGPGSPPDARDDGWAVAALEEEGVRRSWLEWLEHDVAEGRQEEPDAVLIARHGRLIYERYGNDFARENVHDLRSATKSVTSLLVGMAHERGLLPDLDVPVLSFLPDLVPVRNPDPRKERMTLRHLLEMRTGLACDDWDASSPGNEEKMYRADDWACFMVDVPMKEEPGSVARYCTGGVVLLGAVLERASGMSIPELSRQWLFHPLGVADFEWQPAGRRGTDTGGHLRLRPRDFLKLGQVFLDGGTWHGERLVSEAWVSESGQPHSTLGDARYARLWWSTRFTLQDIPVEVTFARGTGGQYLFVAPSLGLTAAFNTSHYDNSGSVLPLALFGQYVLPAALGFERAGPASARSR is encoded by the coding sequence ATGTTCAGGAAGGCCGTCCTGCGGTGCCTGCTGTTGCTCCTGAGCGCCTGTGGGGGAGGGCGCACGCTCACGGGTCCCGGCTCACCCCCGGATGCGCGCGACGACGGCTGGGCCGTGGCGGCACTGGAAGAAGAGGGCGTGCGGCGCTCGTGGTTGGAGTGGCTGGAGCACGACGTGGCGGAAGGCAGACAGGAGGAGCCGGATGCGGTGCTCATCGCCCGTCATGGCCGGCTCATCTACGAGCGCTACGGGAACGACTTCGCGCGCGAGAACGTGCATGATCTTCGCTCGGCCACCAAGAGCGTCACCTCGCTGCTGGTGGGCATGGCCCACGAGCGGGGTCTCCTGCCGGATTTGGATGTGCCTGTTCTGTCGTTCCTTCCAGACCTCGTCCCCGTGCGCAACCCAGACCCACGCAAGGAACGCATGACGCTGCGCCACCTGCTCGAGATGCGCACGGGTCTGGCGTGCGACGACTGGGATGCGAGTTCGCCTGGGAATGAAGAGAAGATGTATCGCGCGGACGACTGGGCCTGCTTCATGGTGGACGTCCCCATGAAGGAGGAGCCGGGCAGCGTGGCGCGCTACTGCACGGGGGGAGTGGTCCTGCTGGGCGCGGTCCTGGAACGTGCGAGTGGCATGTCCATCCCGGAACTCTCCCGTCAGTGGCTCTTCCACCCGTTGGGAGTGGCGGACTTCGAGTGGCAGCCGGCGGGCCGGCGGGGGACGGATACGGGCGGGCACCTGCGGTTGCGTCCGCGCGACTTCCTGAAACTGGGCCAGGTGTTCCTCGACGGCGGGACGTGGCACGGCGAGCGTCTGGTTTCCGAGGCGTGGGTGTCCGAGTCAGGCCAACCACACAGCACGCTGGGCGACGCTCGCTACGCACGGTTGTGGTGGAGCACCCGCTTCACCCTCCAGGATATCCCGGTGGAGGTGACGTTCGCGCGCGGCACGGGGGGCCAGTACCTCTTCGTGGCGCCCTCGCTTGGCCTCACCGCCGCCTTCAACACCAGCCATTACGACAATTCCGGTTCGGTGCTGCCGCTCGCCTTGTTTGGACAGTACGTCCTGCCGGCGGCGCTTGGCTTCGAACGGGCGGGGCCGGCCAGTGCCCGCTCGCGGTAG
- a CDS encoding DUSAM domain-containing protein has translation MDETHDWDRLLDLYARLERNEQLPLDPNVRDLCRRVAREVAVGDDDAESALRTPSGAESLVREMRHRIFEGSRRLSRALVDSARRKKAGDVAGARAVLEGVLAVEVVPLYREQAETALSYVDDPED, from the coding sequence ATGGATGAAACCCACGATTGGGACAGGCTGCTTGATTTGTATGCCAGGCTCGAGCGGAACGAGCAGCTACCACTCGACCCCAATGTCCGCGACCTCTGCCGTCGAGTGGCGCGGGAGGTCGCTGTTGGCGATGACGACGCGGAAAGCGCGTTGCGCACTCCTTCTGGAGCGGAATCGCTCGTGCGAGAGATGCGCCACCGGATATTCGAGGGAAGCCGACGGCTATCTCGGGCACTCGTCGATTCCGCCCGCCGCAAGAAGGCGGGTGACGTGGCTGGAGCGAGAGCCGTGCTGGAAGGCGTGTTGGCCGTGGAAGTCGTTCCCCTCTACCGGGAGCAAGCCGAGACGGCGCTGAGCTACGTGGACGACCCGGAGGATTGA